From Streptomyces sp. SAI-135:
GCGGGCCTGCTGGCCTGTCTGGCGGGCCTGACCCGCCCGGTCGGCCTGGCGGTGGTCGCGGCGGTGTGGGCGGCGGGCATCGCCGCCTTCCTGCGGGAGCGACGGGAGCGCGCTCCGAGCGCCCCTCGCGCCCTGGGCATGGCCCTCGCCCCCCTCGGCGCCGCCGCCTACGTCCTGTGGGTGGGTCACCGCACCGGCAGGGGCCCGCTGGGCTATCTCGACGTGCAGGCGGGATGGCGCAACGGCTTCGACGGCGGGTACGCCTTCGCCCGTTTCGTCGCCGACAAGTTCACGTCGTTCCCGGCGGCCCTGGCCGGGGCGGGGCTGATCGTCGGCGTCGGGCTGGTGGTGTGGCTGTACGTCGTCTGCGTGCGGCAGGGCCAGCCGCTGCCCCTGCTGGTGTACAGCGGGGTCGTCACGGCGCTCGCCCTGTGCGCGTCGAGCTACTTCGGCTCGAAACCGCGCCTGCTGATGCCCGCCTTCCCCCTGCTCTTCCCCCTCGCCCTGGCCCTCGCCCGTACGAGGACCCGCAGGTCGGCCGTGCTCGTGGCGCTGATCGCCGGCGGGTCCGCCCTGTACGGCGCCTTCTGGCTGAACGGCTCCGGTCCGCCATGATCGACTCCGGAGCGTCGATGAGCGCCGATGAGCGCCGGGAGAATTCCGCCCCATGCTTCGGTGAACGAATTCATAAGGGCCATAAAACCGGAACCCGGAATGATCAAAGGAATTGAAGGACGCAGCCGTCCGCCTTTGCGGAATCGCTGGAAATAAACCCCCGTCTGAGAGGAATCCCACATCACATCGTCATCACAAAGCCGCTGATTCGCCAGGGAACAGAGCTCACTCGCTGTAACGTCGATTGGGTGCGTACCGAACGAAACCCCACCCGTCTGGACCGGGTGTTCGCGAGGCTGGACCGTGAGCCGGAACGGCCGGCCCACCTCAGCGTGCCCCGGGCGAGCCGCCACCGGACCGTCCTCGTGTTCGCCGCCCTGGCCTTCTACGTGGCGATCGTCTGGCTGGTGGTGACCACCTCGTGGCTGGTCCGCCTCGACTGGCAGGTCATGTTCTTCCGGCCGTACCAGCAGTGGGCGTCCATCCACTGGTTCGTCGACTACTACGTGGTTCTGGGCCAGCGCGGCCCGACCGCGGTGATGGTCGCGGCCTGGCTGGGCTGGCGTTGCTGGCGCCAGCACACCCTGCGCCCGCTGCTGACGCTGGGCACCTCACTGCTCCTGCTGAACATCACGGTCGGCGCCGCCAAGTACGGCATGGGACGGCTCGGACCGCACTACGCGACCGTCATCGGCTCCAACGAGATGGGCCTGGGCGGCGATATATTTCCCAGCGGCCACACCGCCAACGCCGTCGTGACCTGGGGAATCCTGGCGTATCTGGCCTCCACCCCGAGAGCCCGCCGCTGGCTGTCCGCGGTCTCCGCGGTGACCTCGCTGGGCGTCGGCATGGCGACCGTCTACCTCGGTACGCACTGGCTGAGCGACGTCCTGCTGGGCTGGGTCGCGGGTCTGCTGATCCTGCTCGCGCTGCCCTGGTTCGAGCCGCTGATCGCCCGTACCGAGGACTACGCCTTCGACCTGCGCGACCGCTGGCGGGCCCGCGGCGGCGTCAAGGTCCCGGCCCCGGTCACTCCCGTCACGGCGCCCGCGCCCGCCCGCCTCAAGCCGCTCACGGCCCCGCAGAACGAGACGGCGGCCCGCGAGGCGACCGCTCCGGCGCGCGGCCCCAGGTCGCCCGTCCACCTGGCGCCGGGCCCGCACCTGTCACGCTCGGAGCGCACCCCGGTCACCCCGGCCGGCAGCCGCCGCCCGCCCCACCCGGACCGGATCGTGCGCGGTACGGCCTCCCCTGCCACCCGCCCGGTGACCGGCGGCTGAGCCACCGGCACGACAGCGGCCGGGCCGGTACGCACACCCCCCGGACAAGACGTGGGCCCCGGATCCCGACAGGGATCCGGGGCCCACGTCTTGCGCTTCAGCCCTTCCAGGCCCGCGCCACGCGGCCGTCCTTCACCTCGAAGTTCAGCCGGCCCGCGCGGTACTCCATCGTGATGATCGCCCCCGGCGGCAGCGACCGGACCGTCGACCAGCCGCGCTCGCGCGCGATCCGCTCGGCGGAGGCGGAGTCGAGGCCGACGTAGGTGTCCGGGCTGTCCTGGGGTTCGGCGGGCGGTGTCGGAATGGGTGCCATACGGCCACGCTAGGCCCTGCCGCCGACCGCGGGAAGTCCGGATCCCGCCCACCCCCTGTCACGCTTCTGTCACAGGGTTCCGCCACCCGTTTCCCTCGCGCTCCGTCACACGGATGGGCGTTTCCCTAGCCCTTCCGCGGGTATTCGAACTGAATTTCCGCGTGTCGTGCGACTTCTCCGAAAGCCGCGTGAGAAGGCTTGTCCGAGAAGTGGTCCGAGCCCCTTTGCCCACCGATTCGGGACAGGGCCGAGCAGCTGACACCGCATAAGAAATACACGGTTCCGGCACAGAACCCCCTTACGCCCCCTGTCGCCGCGCACGAGGGCGCGAGCATCATGGCGTGAGCCGAGCGAAGGGGCGAGCGATGGGGACGCAGACCGTGCAGGCGACGGCACGACCCGTGCGGGCCAGGCGGCACGGGCGGCTGGTCGTGGACTGGCTGACCACCACCGACCACAAGAAGATCGGTCACCTCTATCTGATCACGTCGTTCGCGTTCTTCCTGATCGGCGGGGTCATGGCCCTGCTGATGCGCGCGGAACTGGCCCGGCCGGGGCTGCAGATCCTGGACAACCAGCAGTTCAACCAGTTGTTCACGATGCACGGCACGATCATGCTGCTGCTGTTCGCCACCCCGAGCTTCGCGGGCTTCGCCAACGAGCTGATGCCGCTGCAGATCGGCGCCCCGGACGTGGCGTTCCCCCGGCTGAACATGCTGTCGTACTGGTTCTTCCTGTTCGGCGGCCTGATCGTGATGGGTTCGCTGCTCGTGCCGTCCGGTCCGGCCGCCTTCGGCTGGTTCGCCTACGCGCCGCTGAACAACTCCGCGCACTCCCCCGGCGTCGGCCCCGACCTGTGGATCATGGGGCTCGCGCTGGCCGGCTTCGGCACGATCCTCGGCGCGGTCAACTTCATCACCACGATCATCGGGATGCGCGCGCCCGGCATGACCATGTTCCGGATGCCGATCTTCACCTGGAACACGCTGTTCACGTCGATCCTGATCCTGCTGGCGTTCCCGGTGCTGGCGGCCGCGCTGCTGGTCCTGGAGGCCGACCGGCGCTTCGGCTCCCAGGTCTTCGAGGCGGACAACGGCGGGGCGCTGCTGTGGCAGCACCTGTTCTGGTTCTTCGGGCACCCCGAGGTCTACATCATCGCGCTGCCGTTCTTCGGGATCATCACGGAGATCCTTCCGGTCTTCAGCCGCAAGCCGCTCTTCGGCTACCTGACGCTGGTCGGCGCGACGATGGCGATCACCGGTCTGTCCGTGGTGGTGTGGGCGCACCACATGTTCGTGACCGGCGCGGTGCTGCTGCCGTTCTTCGCCTTCATG
This genomic window contains:
- a CDS encoding mannosyltransferase family protein is translated as MTDLGTRTEPALRRAAPALLGYAAVRALGLLALALWSAARDKSAYTLLTARWDALWYTRVAELGYGYEVRLPNGDVHSNLAFFPLLPWLERLLSATTPLSYADAGFLVSLFASLAAAWGVFAVADHVYGRVAGACAVLLWAVLPVGIVQSMAYSESLFTALAAWSLYAVLTGRWVTAGLLACLAGLTRPVGLAVVAAVWAAGIAAFLRERRERAPSAPRALGMALAPLGAAAYVLWVGHRTGRGPLGYLDVQAGWRNGFDGGYAFARFVADKFTSFPAALAGAGLIVGVGLVVWLYVVCVRQGQPLPLLVYSGVVTALALCASSYFGSKPRLLMPAFPLLFPLALALARTRTRRSAVLVALIAGGSALYGAFWLNGSGPP
- a CDS encoding phosphatase PAP2 family protein; the protein is MRTERNPTRLDRVFARLDREPERPAHLSVPRASRHRTVLVFAALAFYVAIVWLVVTTSWLVRLDWQVMFFRPYQQWASIHWFVDYYVVLGQRGPTAVMVAAWLGWRCWRQHTLRPLLTLGTSLLLLNITVGAAKYGMGRLGPHYATVIGSNEMGLGGDIFPSGHTANAVVTWGILAYLASTPRARRWLSAVSAVTSLGVGMATVYLGTHWLSDVLLGWVAGLLILLALPWFEPLIARTEDYAFDLRDRWRARGGVKVPAPVTPVTAPAPARLKPLTAPQNETAAREATAPARGPRSPVHLAPGPHLSRSERTPVTPAGSRRPPHPDRIVRGTASPATRPVTGG
- a CDS encoding I78 family peptidase inhibitor codes for the protein MAPIPTPPAEPQDSPDTYVGLDSASAERIARERGWSTVRSLPPGAIITMEYRAGRLNFEVKDGRVARAWKG
- the ctaD gene encoding cytochrome c oxidase subunit I — translated: MGTQTVQATARPVRARRHGRLVVDWLTTTDHKKIGHLYLITSFAFFLIGGVMALLMRAELARPGLQILDNQQFNQLFTMHGTIMLLLFATPSFAGFANELMPLQIGAPDVAFPRLNMLSYWFFLFGGLIVMGSLLVPSGPAAFGWFAYAPLNNSAHSPGVGPDLWIMGLALAGFGTILGAVNFITTIIGMRAPGMTMFRMPIFTWNTLFTSILILLAFPVLAAALLVLEADRRFGSQVFEADNGGALLWQHLFWFFGHPEVYIIALPFFGIITEILPVFSRKPLFGYLTLVGATMAITGLSVVVWAHHMFVTGAVLLPFFAFMTFLIAVPTGVKFFNWIGTMMKGSLSFETPMLWACGFLVTFLFGGLTGVILASPPLDFHVSDTYFVVAHFHYVVFGTVVFAIFGGLYFWWPKFTGKMLDERLGKIQFWTLFVGFHTTFLVQHWLGAEGMPRRYADYLAADGFTALNTLSTIGAFLLGASTLPFLYNVWKTAKYGVRVETDDPWGFGRSLEWATSCPPPRHNFTTLPRIRSESPAFDLHHPEYAALTSQPEPQSEQANE